In candidate division KSB1 bacterium, a single genomic region encodes these proteins:
- the atpG gene encoding ATP synthase F1 subunit gamma — MATLRDIRRRISSVKSTQQITRAMKMVAAAKLRRAQEKILKARPYAYELRNVIGHLANIVDHDAHPLLSVREVQSVGFVVVTSDRGLCGAFNINIIRRATEQIKAAQAEGKSAKLILVGKKARDYFRRRDYEIIAEHIDLFNKLDFSHAQALAGDITRFYTQGEVDLVSVIYNEFKSAVQQNLTVEQLLPIEPKSIEGSTLKFNYIYEPSPDTIINVLLPRQINIQTWRILLETSSAEHGARMTAMEVATENAQEMITDLTLHYNRVRQASITKEILEIIGGAEALKTQ, encoded by the coding sequence ATGGCGACTTTACGTGACATACGCCGGCGGATTAGCAGTGTAAAAAGTACACAGCAAATTACCAGAGCCATGAAGATGGTTGCCGCAGCTAAGTTGCGCCGGGCTCAAGAAAAAATCTTAAAAGCTCGTCCCTATGCTTATGAATTGCGAAATGTGATCGGTCATCTTGCCAATATTGTAGATCATGATGCTCATCCTTTGCTTTCCGTTCGAGAAGTTCAATCAGTTGGATTTGTGGTTGTTACCTCAGATCGCGGATTGTGCGGAGCATTTAATATAAACATCATTCGCCGGGCAACAGAACAAATTAAGGCTGCGCAAGCTGAAGGGAAATCCGCTAAGCTTATCTTGGTGGGTAAAAAAGCACGAGATTATTTTCGACGCAGGGATTACGAGATCATTGCCGAACATATAGATCTTTTCAACAAGTTAGACTTTTCACATGCACAGGCGCTTGCCGGTGATATTACGCGTTTTTATACCCAGGGTGAAGTTGATCTTGTATCTGTTATTTACAATGAATTTAAATCAGCCGTTCAGCAAAATCTTACTGTTGAACAATTATTACCGATAGAACCAAAATCAATTGAAGGCTCTACTTTAAAATTTAACTATATCTATGAGCCTTCACCCGATACAATAATTAATGTTTTGCTACCCAGGCAGATCAATATACAAACCTGGCGGATTTTACTCGAGACCAGTTCCGCTGAACATGGCGCTCGAATGACTGCTATGGAAGTAGCCACGGAAAACGCGCAAGAAATGATCACCGATTTAACGCTTCATTATAATAGAGTTCGTCAGGCTAGCATTACCAAAGAAATTCTTGAGATAATTGGTGGTGCCGAAGCCTTGAAGACACAGTAA
- a CDS encoding tetratricopeptide repeat protein → MIQIIKQKFKTIFWALLLALFLPVHLIAQDDLEEHILELAADSLLNGFSLDELTKFREFYQGEIQNVIQESNLLQEKILQDGEKLFSINPDHDFMDRILYRMGDFYFRKTKDEFFKEMEKYEEAFTQFEEGKTTELPEEPKPDYSASLKMYKIILEKSPDSKLTDGTLYHYAFALEKSYRSEEAVPYYMQLTNQYSSSRYAPEALIRLGEFHFSPIHRDLDKAIEYYTKALDYRDTHRYNEALYKLGWSYYLIERYSDAVYSFTVLVQDIEEYEHEPGSKKFVNPTLKNEALEYIGVCFRYFGGLDKVLTYVDSLGRPGYGAEVLKKLGDIYRENEEKYIQAKFVYMALLERYPYYLESPKIQEKIVLCAKGIEDDDEVFLAQQRLFDVYRPESEWQIQVQQLDIDPYQKLKVLQNASQKAELAQRANINLLISLGEKKKDAGYYQLVVEEAKKYLTTFQFDTSAYIIHWNMALILDTKLNQKEEAYQEYLRICNDYLSDEYKRNAAENAIVLAREFSEQDKVQDELETLQIAAQVDSSEQVVSQASTQIASTEKLIEAYNNFIMHYPEDEITAEVLRNVGTMYYNNDDFDLSLRYFSTLAQNFPASPFASQAQFSILESYFGMKDFNNAEIIAKKIQNDERLSPELRDKIKTRLAESIYLDAEALVGENKHLEAAQRFRELYVEVPDAEFADKSIFQAGVQFDLAKAFPEAIEAYKELIDNFESSDHYLDAVNNLAIDYGEIEDFTLAASTYEKLSSSQPDLEKAKDALYNSSYFYTKQTAWSDAIRVNRAYVDRFPDAEDTEDIFYDLAELYLKFDDFENANSVYGEFASRFPDSPRGVETHFKRGAYYLNRNQVDSALQEFDLAVKRNDELKSKSLETNDFYAAEALFLKTEEQYKYYDGIQFNLAHLESAQKEKRDLLKKLVNQYTRVAAYGTNRLYEATFNVGKAYEDFAVTWSEKELPDMNEMEKVVYLKKQNKTSVQLYEKAFESYKTSFLALQKLVDNYSSNQPQEEKQNTGRAVEEDSTLQVAGRWIKVSGEKVSHMLFNMAELNVGSIDPLLNAPIPTGLDEVTSLEYRNQVLAKAVYPVVEEVTKAYIRGLEEAGQHGLENNWVAKSRTGLFNVMTVLTNQYKKLFLDAFATYEKKYDRYVNLMNNGTEEEQENTLDLAGSLVNLIELGNNYAGTMNTSYKLSIDNVIQQPFGNTIANSIFSDLIQTTVQLSAKLEESSKHAAAMKDKFTVQNQQTPKMAYEDAIFTFSDLESYLHDNALELGENTYALSKEYGFNSPNLNKLTVLLVNLNPQTYAAEFEVPTDGIVISPDESWVYTTEIQDSTWMMPEFSDETWQPADVLEDFSNGGEPILLSRLPEPVELDSSATNSTQDTQIVLAPQSYYLRKAFELDNKPLSAKLKLNADDNVKVYVNGISVFEEQDESLGWGNVFETDLSPFLKVGKNLIAIKLDDTDGSGHGVQPIIELQTLNLAAFEEQQKSNTQLDSGKITTMDEQIYIRNFVPEK, encoded by the coding sequence ATGATACAAATTATTAAACAGAAATTTAAAACGATTTTTTGGGCTCTATTATTAGCTCTGTTTCTTCCTGTTCATCTAATTGCCCAGGACGATTTGGAAGAGCATATTTTAGAACTCGCGGCTGATTCACTTTTAAATGGCTTTTCTTTGGATGAGTTGACAAAATTTCGTGAATTTTACCAGGGTGAAATCCAAAATGTAATTCAAGAAAGTAACTTGTTACAAGAGAAGATTTTGCAGGATGGTGAGAAGCTCTTTTCAATAAACCCTGATCATGATTTTATGGATCGTATTTTGTACCGAATGGGAGATTTCTATTTCAGAAAAACAAAGGACGAATTCTTCAAAGAAATGGAAAAGTATGAAGAAGCATTCACTCAATTTGAGGAAGGAAAGACTACAGAGCTCCCTGAAGAACCTAAACCGGATTACAGCGCGTCCCTTAAGATGTATAAAATAATCCTTGAAAAAAGCCCCGACAGCAAACTGACAGATGGCACTCTTTACCATTATGCTTTTGCCCTGGAGAAAAGTTACAGATCAGAAGAAGCTGTTCCATATTATATGCAGTTAACGAATCAATATTCGAGTAGCCGATACGCTCCGGAAGCATTGATCCGGCTTGGTGAATTCCATTTCAGTCCGATTCATCGTGATCTGGATAAGGCAATTGAATACTACACTAAAGCCTTAGACTATCGTGATACTCATAGGTATAATGAAGCATTGTATAAGTTGGGTTGGTCTTATTATTTAATTGAACGATACAGTGATGCAGTCTATTCTTTTACGGTTCTGGTGCAAGATATTGAAGAATATGAGCATGAGCCCGGATCCAAGAAGTTCGTTAATCCTACTTTAAAAAATGAAGCTTTGGAATACATCGGAGTTTGTTTCCGCTATTTTGGCGGTTTGGATAAAGTGCTTACCTATGTCGACTCCCTGGGTCGGCCCGGTTATGGCGCTGAAGTCCTTAAAAAATTAGGGGATATCTATCGCGAGAATGAAGAAAAGTATATACAAGCGAAATTTGTTTACATGGCATTGTTGGAGCGCTATCCCTATTACCTCGAATCGCCCAAAATTCAAGAAAAAATTGTTCTGTGTGCCAAAGGTATTGAGGACGATGACGAAGTATTCTTAGCTCAGCAGCGCTTGTTTGATGTATATCGACCGGAAAGCGAATGGCAAATTCAAGTTCAACAATTAGATATTGATCCATATCAAAAGCTTAAAGTCTTACAGAATGCTTCGCAAAAAGCAGAACTTGCACAACGGGCAAACATCAATTTGTTGATAAGCCTGGGTGAGAAAAAAAAGGATGCCGGTTACTATCAATTGGTTGTTGAGGAAGCAAAAAAATATTTGACCACCTTTCAATTTGACACAAGCGCCTATATAATTCATTGGAATATGGCGCTTATTTTGGATACCAAGCTCAACCAGAAGGAAGAAGCATATCAAGAGTACTTAAGAATCTGTAATGATTATTTATCCGATGAGTACAAGAGAAATGCTGCTGAAAATGCGATTGTTTTGGCGCGAGAGTTCTCCGAACAAGATAAAGTTCAAGATGAATTAGAAACACTGCAAATAGCCGCACAGGTAGATTCTTCCGAACAAGTGGTTAGCCAGGCCTCAACACAAATTGCCTCAACGGAAAAATTAATCGAGGCCTACAACAATTTTATTATGCACTACCCGGAAGATGAAATAACCGCCGAAGTATTGCGCAACGTTGGCACAATGTATTATAACAATGACGATTTTGATTTATCGTTACGCTATTTCAGTACTTTAGCACAAAACTTTCCGGCCAGTCCGTTTGCTTCCCAAGCTCAGTTCTCGATACTGGAAAGCTATTTCGGCATGAAAGACTTTAACAATGCGGAGATCATCGCTAAGAAAATTCAAAATGACGAAAGACTTTCTCCGGAACTACGAGATAAAATAAAAACTCGATTGGCTGAATCTATCTACTTAGATGCAGAAGCATTGGTCGGTGAAAACAAACATTTGGAAGCGGCCCAACGATTCAGGGAGCTATACGTCGAAGTTCCTGATGCCGAATTTGCCGATAAATCCATATTTCAGGCAGGAGTTCAATTCGATTTGGCAAAAGCCTTTCCCGAAGCAATTGAAGCATACAAAGAGCTAATCGATAATTTTGAGAGTTCTGATCATTATTTGGATGCGGTTAACAACCTGGCCATCGACTATGGTGAAATCGAAGATTTTACATTGGCGGCTTCAACATATGAAAAATTGTCATCGAGCCAGCCTGATCTGGAAAAGGCAAAGGATGCATTATATAATTCGAGTTATTTCTACACCAAACAAACGGCCTGGAGTGATGCCATTCGTGTTAATCGAGCTTATGTAGACCGTTTTCCGGATGCAGAAGATACTGAAGATATTTTTTACGATTTGGCAGAACTATATCTCAAGTTCGATGATTTTGAAAATGCCAATTCCGTTTATGGAGAATTTGCTTCGCGCTTTCCGGATTCTCCCCGGGGTGTGGAAACACATTTCAAGCGCGGTGCATATTACCTGAATAGAAACCAGGTTGACAGTGCTTTGCAAGAATTTGATTTGGCTGTAAAGCGGAACGATGAGTTAAAAAGCAAGAGTTTGGAAACCAACGATTTTTATGCTGCCGAAGCGCTGTTCCTGAAAACCGAAGAGCAGTACAAGTACTACGATGGCATTCAATTTAATCTAGCGCACTTAGAATCCGCCCAAAAAGAGAAGAGAGATCTCCTGAAGAAATTAGTGAATCAATATACTCGGGTTGCGGCTTACGGAACCAACCGCTTGTACGAAGCCACTTTCAACGTCGGGAAGGCCTATGAAGATTTTGCGGTTACCTGGAGTGAGAAAGAACTACCTGACATGAATGAGATGGAAAAGGTGGTTTACCTCAAGAAACAAAATAAAACTTCAGTGCAATTATATGAAAAAGCCTTCGAATCTTATAAAACAAGTTTCCTGGCATTGCAAAAGCTCGTTGACAATTATAGTTCTAATCAGCCGCAAGAAGAAAAGCAAAATACAGGGCGTGCCGTGGAAGAGGATAGCACCCTGCAAGTTGCCGGTCGATGGATCAAGGTTTCGGGAGAAAAAGTATCACACATGCTTTTTAATATGGCGGAACTAAACGTAGGATCCATAGATCCTTTATTGAACGCGCCAATTCCCACAGGTTTAGATGAAGTGACTTCTTTGGAATATCGCAACCAGGTTCTGGCCAAAGCTGTCTACCCGGTAGTTGAGGAAGTTACTAAAGCATATATTCGGGGTTTGGAAGAGGCAGGTCAACACGGGTTAGAAAATAACTGGGTAGCAAAATCCAGAACCGGTCTTTTTAACGTAATGACTGTTCTCACAAATCAATATAAGAAGCTTTTCCTGGACGCTTTCGCCACCTATGAGAAAAAATATGATCGATATGTAAATCTTATGAATAACGGCACAGAAGAAGAACAAGAGAACACGTTGGATCTGGCGGGAAGTCTGGTGAACCTGATCGAGCTTGGTAACAATTACGCGGGAACGATGAATACCAGTTACAAACTATCCATTGACAATGTTATCCAACAGCCCTTTGGCAATACTATTGCCAATTCCATTTTTTCAGATTTGATCCAAACGACGGTCCAATTATCCGCAAAACTGGAAGAATCCTCCAAGCATGCAGCAGCAATGAAGGATAAATTTACAGTTCAAAATCAACAGACCCCGAAGATGGCTTACGAGGATGCAATTTTTACATTTTCGGATTTAGAGTCATATTTGCATGACAATGCTCTTGAATTAGGTGAGAACACTTACGCTTTAAGTAAGGAATATGGTTTTAATTCTCCCAATTTAAACAAGCTAACAGTACTTTTGGTGAATTTAAATCCGCAAACCTATGCGGCTGAGTTTGAAGTGCCAACAGATGGCATAGTGATTTCTCCTGATGAATCCTGGGTTTACACCACTGAAATCCAAGACTCTACTTGGATGATGCCTGAGTTTAGTGATGAAACCTGGCAACCTGCCGATGTATTGGAAGATTTCTCAAATGGCGGTGAACCCATCTTGTTGTCCAGATTGCCGGAACCTGTTGAATTAGACTCTTCCGCAACCAATTCTACTCAAGATACGCAAATTGTTTTGGCACCACAATCCTACTATTTGCGGAAAGCGTTTGAGTTAGATAATAAACCTTTATCTGCGAAACTTAAGTTAAATGCCGATGACAATGTAAAAGTTTATGTGAATGGGATTAGCGTATTCGAAGAGCAAGATGAGTCTCTCGGCTGGGGCAATGTCTTCGAAACCGATTTATCGCCATTCCTTAAAGTCGGAAAAAATCTTATCGCCATTAAATTAGATGACACTGACGGTAGCGGCCATGGCGTTCAACCCATCATAGAATTACAAACCCTAAATCTAGCCGCATTTGAAGAACAGCAAAAAAGCAATACACAGTTAGATTCAGGTAAAATAACCACAATGGATGAACAGATTTATATTCGAAATTTTGTCCCGGAAAAATAA
- a CDS encoding MotA/TolQ/ExbB proton channel family protein, with amino-acid sequence MASILQIFQGFKIGAPGWFFMWLLLISAVFMIAISIERIYFIAIRANINASKFMADIRGLLTAGKFKDALGLSASVKTKALPYVVYTCLSRLGQKGQVDFRTAQNAVDEGTLETIPKLQERTNYLAMIGNVATLLGLMGTIYGLILAFNSVSAPGIDAAEKSRLLAAGISTAMNTTLVGLSVAIPAILVYNYVHSKTMKIIDEIDEHSVKLINFLTGNS; translated from the coding sequence ATGGCTAGTATATTGCAAATATTTCAGGGATTTAAAATTGGTGCCCCTGGATGGTTTTTTATGTGGTTGTTATTGATATCTGCGGTATTTATGATCGCAATATCAATAGAGAGGATTTATTTTATTGCTATTCGTGCAAATATCAATGCGTCTAAATTTATGGCGGATATTCGTGGATTACTAACTGCCGGTAAATTTAAAGACGCTCTCGGCTTATCTGCAAGTGTCAAAACCAAAGCCTTGCCTTATGTTGTTTATACATGTCTTTCGAGACTTGGACAAAAAGGTCAGGTGGATTTCAGAACTGCACAGAATGCAGTCGATGAAGGTACTTTGGAGACCATCCCGAAATTGCAAGAAAGAACCAATTATCTTGCAATGATTGGTAATGTTGCCACGTTGTTGGGATTAATGGGAACCATCTACGGTCTCATTTTAGCTTTTAATTCAGTCTCTGCTCCGGGTATTGATGCAGCAGAAAAATCGCGCTTGCTTGCTGCCGGTATTTCAACAGCTATGAATACAACTCTGGTTGGTCTGTCTGTAGCTATTCCTGCGATCCTGGTTTACAATTATGTTCATAGTAAAACTATGAAGATTATTGATGAGATTGACGAGCATTCCGTAAAATTAATCAACTTTTTAACCGGGAATAGCTAA
- a CDS encoding F0F1 ATP synthase subunit alpha, giving the protein MEIRPEEITSIIRQKIEAFEHPFEVEEVGEIIYVGDGIARVYGLEKVMAGELVEFPNDVFGMALNLEEGNVGCILFGSDTLIKEGDTAKRTGRIMEVPTGEELLGRVVNPLGQPIDGKGPINTTHFSFLERKALGVLARQPVKEPLQTGIKAIDSMIPIGRGQRELIIGDRQTGKTAIAIDTIINQKDTDVFCIYVAIGQKASTVVRVVKILEDYGALDHTIIVSATADQPAPLNYIAPYAGCAMGEYFRDNKKHALIVYDDLSKHAVAYRQISLLLRRPPGREAYPGDVFYLHSRLLERASKLNDDLGGGSLTALPIIETQAGDVSAYIPTNVISITDGQIYLEPDLFYAGQRPAINVGLSVSRVGGNAQIKGMKKIAGSLRLDLAQYRELAAFAKFGSDLDKATLSQLTRGQRMEGILKQGQYEPLAIEKQIAVIFLGTKGYLDEVPLDKVSDTENQFHVYMESNHPAILSEIKDKKELSVDLNNELAEACKEFMKSVSVG; this is encoded by the coding sequence ATGGAGATCAGGCCGGAAGAGATCACATCGATTATACGGCAGAAAATAGAAGCTTTTGAACATCCCTTTGAAGTTGAAGAGGTTGGTGAAATTATTTATGTTGGGGATGGCATAGCCAGGGTTTATGGTCTGGAAAAAGTTATGGCCGGAGAGCTAGTGGAATTTCCTAATGATGTTTTTGGTATGGCACTTAATCTCGAAGAAGGTAATGTAGGCTGTATCCTCTTTGGTAGTGATACCTTGATCAAAGAAGGTGATACTGCAAAAAGGACTGGACGCATTATGGAAGTGCCGACTGGTGAAGAACTGCTAGGTAGAGTTGTCAATCCATTAGGTCAGCCCATCGATGGTAAAGGCCCGATTAACACTACGCATTTTAGCTTTTTAGAACGGAAGGCATTGGGTGTGCTTGCCCGGCAACCTGTTAAAGAACCACTTCAAACGGGAATTAAGGCCATAGATTCGATGATACCCATCGGTCGAGGTCAGCGAGAGTTAATCATTGGCGACCGTCAAACAGGCAAAACTGCAATCGCTATTGATACAATCATTAATCAAAAAGATACGGATGTGTTTTGTATTTATGTCGCTATTGGCCAGAAAGCTTCAACTGTTGTGAGGGTTGTAAAAATTTTGGAAGACTATGGAGCATTGGACCATACTATTATCGTTTCGGCAACGGCAGATCAACCGGCGCCATTAAACTATATTGCACCTTACGCTGGTTGCGCGATGGGTGAATATTTTAGAGATAATAAAAAGCATGCGCTCATAGTTTATGACGATTTATCCAAACATGCGGTAGCCTACAGACAAATTTCGTTGTTGCTCCGCCGTCCTCCGGGCCGCGAAGCTTACCCGGGAGATGTCTTCTATCTTCATTCCAGGCTATTGGAAAGAGCCTCAAAATTAAATGATGATTTAGGCGGCGGTTCTTTAACAGCCTTGCCTATAATAGAAACTCAGGCAGGCGATGTTTCCGCATACATTCCCACTAACGTCATTTCGATTACCGATGGCCAAATCTATCTTGAGCCGGATTTATTTTATGCGGGTCAACGACCGGCAATTAATGTAGGGCTTTCCGTCTCCCGTGTTGGTGGAAATGCCCAGATTAAAGGAATGAAAAAGATTGCAGGGAGTCTGCGATTGGATTTGGCACAGTATCGCGAATTAGCGGCGTTCGCCAAATTTGGTTCGGATCTCGATAAAGCGACCCTAAGCCAGTTGACCAGGGGCCAGAGGATGGAAGGAATTCTGAAACAAGGCCAATATGAACCTTTGGCTATCGAAAAACAGATTGCAGTTATTTTTCTCGGGACCAAAGGATATTTAGACGAAGTTCCTTTGGATAAAGTCTCGGATACTGAAAATCAGTTTCATGTCTATATGGAATCAAATCATCCGGCTATATTGTCAGAAATTAAGGATAAAAAAGAACTTTCTGTTGATTTGAATAATGAATTAGCTGAAGCCTGTAAAGAATTCATGAAGTCTGTTTCTGTAGGTTAA
- a CDS encoding F0F1 ATP synthase subunit epsilon translates to MEEANSRTFSLDIITPDKKAFSGEVNYIKAPGIEGYLGILTNHAPLLSALKIGELEVLNGDQRQFYAISGGFMEVLKNQVRVLAETAEQADVIDLERAVTSKERAENRLSSEDKKTDIDRARIALYRAINRIKIAGKK, encoded by the coding sequence ATGGAAGAAGCGAATAGTAGAACATTTTCCCTGGATATCATAACCCCGGACAAGAAGGCATTTAGCGGTGAGGTGAATTATATTAAAGCTCCGGGGATAGAAGGATACTTAGGGATTTTAACCAACCATGCGCCGTTACTTTCAGCGCTAAAAATCGGTGAATTAGAAGTATTAAATGGAGATCAACGGCAGTTTTATGCCATCAGTGGCGGCTTTATGGAAGTACTAAAAAACCAGGTTAGAGTGTTAGCTGAAACGGCTGAACAAGCGGATGTAATCGATTTGGAAAGAGCAGTGACGTCAAAAGAACGTGCCGAAAACAGACTAAGCTCCGAAGATAAAAAGACAGATATTGACCGAGCCCGTATCGCTTTGTATCGGGCGATAAACAGGATTAAGATTGCGGGGAAGAAGTGA
- a CDS encoding biopolymer transporter ExbD, which produces MAFRPSQRSLRPRVETEPDLTPIMNLMVVLIPLLLTSAQFIKLGMIEINLPPAISASEMQNRPKEIDKRLDLTVTITDKGFYLASSFTGTGDEPTIPILQDGGYNFEELNKNLVEIKKQAAGVYKDSDRIIIVAEPDIDYQTVVSTMDAARMYKSDREVLPLFPAVSLSATVL; this is translated from the coding sequence ATGGCTTTTAGACCTTCTCAACGCAGTCTGCGGCCGAGAGTTGAGACAGAGCCGGATTTAACACCCATTATGAACTTAATGGTCGTATTAATTCCACTGCTTTTAACATCGGCGCAATTCATAAAGCTTGGAATGATTGAGATCAATCTTCCACCGGCCATTAGCGCGAGTGAGATGCAAAATAGGCCGAAAGAAATAGATAAGAGACTAGATCTGACAGTTACCATCACGGACAAAGGGTTTTATCTTGCCAGCAGCTTTACCGGAACCGGAGATGAGCCAACCATTCCAATATTACAAGATGGAGGCTATAATTTTGAAGAGTTAAACAAGAACCTAGTTGAAATCAAGAAACAAGCGGCGGGAGTTTATAAAGATTCGGATAGAATAATTATTGTCGCAGAGCCGGATATTGACTATCAAACTGTTGTAAGTACTATGGATGCAGCTCGGATGTATAAATCGGACAGAGAGGTTCTACCGCTCTTTCCAGCGGTGTCTCTAAGTGCAACAGTATTGTAA
- the atpD gene encoding F0F1 ATP synthase subunit beta, whose translation MNEGKVSQIIGPVVDVSFEDSGLPAIYNALNIDRSDGSRLVLEVAQHLGEKVIRAVAMDTTDGLVRGDVVTDTGEAISIPVGKETLGRLLNVIGEPIDGKGAIETEKRYSIHRNAPPLEDLSTSTEILETGIKVIDLLEPYSKGGKTGLFGGAGVGKTVIIMELIRSIATEHGGYSVFSGVGERTREGNDLYLEMTESGVIDKTCMVFGQMNEPPGARLRVGLTGLTVAEYFRDEEGKDVLLFIDNIFRFVQAGSEVSALLGRMPSAVGYQPNLATEMGALQERITSTKRGSITSVQAIYVPADDLTDPAPATTFSHLDATTVLSRRISELGIYPAVDPLDSTSRILDPNIIGLEHYEVAQAVQRTLQTYKDLQDIIAILGMEELSEDDKIVVNRARRIEKFLSQPFFVAEQFTGREGRYVRLEDTIRSFKAIVEGEHDDLPEQAFYMAGSIDEVVENAKKMEF comes from the coding sequence ATGAACGAAGGAAAAGTTAGTCAAATAATTGGACCTGTTGTGGACGTGAGTTTCGAAGATAGTGGACTCCCAGCCATTTATAATGCACTAAACATTGACCGATCAGATGGATCTAGGCTGGTTTTGGAAGTTGCTCAACATTTGGGTGAAAAAGTTATCAGAGCTGTGGCTATGGATACTACGGATGGTTTGGTACGCGGCGATGTTGTCACTGACACCGGAGAAGCGATTTCAATTCCGGTTGGTAAAGAAACGTTGGGTCGTTTGTTGAATGTGATTGGCGAACCTATTGATGGCAAAGGTGCAATCGAAACAGAAAAGCGTTATTCCATCCATCGTAATGCTCCGCCTTTAGAAGACCTAAGTACCAGTACTGAAATTTTAGAGACCGGGATTAAAGTAATTGATTTGTTGGAACCCTATTCTAAGGGAGGGAAAACCGGACTTTTCGGTGGCGCAGGTGTCGGCAAAACTGTGATCATCATGGAGCTTATCCGAAGTATTGCTACCGAGCATGGCGGTTACTCCGTGTTTTCAGGCGTCGGCGAACGAACCCGTGAGGGTAATGATCTCTACCTTGAAATGACTGAGTCCGGTGTTATCGATAAGACCTGCATGGTATTCGGACAGATGAACGAACCGCCGGGCGCACGTCTCAGGGTTGGTTTAACGGGTCTAACGGTCGCAGAATATTTTAGAGATGAAGAGGGCAAAGACGTTTTATTGTTTATCGATAATATATTCCGATTTGTGCAAGCTGGATCAGAGGTTTCTGCGTTACTGGGACGTATGCCTTCCGCAGTAGGATATCAACCCAATCTTGCGACTGAGATGGGTGCGTTGCAGGAAAGGATTACATCCACCAAACGTGGTTCCATTACATCAGTTCAGGCAATATATGTTCCTGCGGACGATCTTACGGATCCTGCGCCAGCGACGACGTTTTCGCATTTAGATGCAACCACAGTATTATCCCGCAGAATCTCAGAGCTTGGAATTTATCCGGCGGTGGATCCATTGGATTCAACTTCCAGGATATTAGATCCGAATATTATTGGTCTTGAACACTATGAAGTAGCCCAAGCCGTGCAGAGAACGCTACAGACATATAAGGATTTACAGGATATCATAGCCATTCTTGGAATGGAAGAACTTTCCGAGGATGACAAGATCGTTGTAAATAGAGCCAGAAGGATCGAAAAATTTCTATCGCAGCCATTCTTCGTAGCAGAGCAGTTTACAGGCCGCGAAGGGCGTTATGTCCGGCTTGAAGATACGATACGAAGCTTTAAAGCAATCGTTGAGGGTGAGCATGATGATCTACCCGAACAAGCATTTTATATGGCCGGTTCAATTGATGAAGTAGTAGAAAACGCCAAAAAAATGGAATTTTAA
- the atpH gene encoding ATP synthase F1 subunit delta, with protein MKHAGVLPHRYAKALFLVGRERDILNKIQEDMSVFISVLKDNQEFHHFFLSPEVGRKQKEAKLDELFGDLFSKVFYNFLIVLLNKKRQDLILDISEAFLKEVDLFYNRTNAHVISAVELTPELKSEIRQQLSKQLNKEINLISQVDSTLLGGICIHVDGKIIDGTIKGKLHKMRSVLMEKSEEILN; from the coding sequence ATGAAACATGCCGGTGTCTTACCTCATCGATATGCCAAGGCATTGTTTCTAGTTGGCCGGGAACGGGACATCTTAAACAAGATACAGGAAGATATGTCTGTATTTATATCGGTATTAAAAGACAATCAGGAATTTCATCATTTCTTTTTATCTCCTGAAGTAGGTCGCAAGCAAAAAGAAGCTAAGTTAGATGAATTGTTTGGCGACTTATTTTCGAAAGTATTCTATAATTTTTTGATTGTGTTATTAAACAAAAAACGCCAGGATTTGATTTTAGATATATCAGAAGCATTCCTTAAAGAAGTAGACCTGTTTTACAATCGTACCAATGCACATGTTATTTCTGCGGTAGAATTAACGCCGGAGTTAAAATCCGAGATTCGTCAACAATTGTCAAAACAATTGAATAAAGAAATCAATTTGATCTCTCAGGTTGATTCAACACTTCTAGGCGGAATTTGCATTCATGTAGACGGTAAAATAATCGATGGGACGATTAAAGGTAAACTTCACAAAATGCGAAGCGTTTTGATGGAAAAATCAGAAGAAATATTAAACTAA